One window of Botrimarina mediterranea genomic DNA carries:
- a CDS encoding VWA domain-containing protein → MLPEQNPLLAFTFVNLAMLGWLAAAAAPIVIHLWMRQTHRETAWAAVRFLKAALERQARKLRLQHWILLAMRTLLLVLVALAAAKPLLESGLLGSGAPTHRVLVVDASLSMNAVDAEGTSALDRAKRLAIKLVENARAGDTYSLVVMGADAGSPLGRPTSDAAAAKRAIEAITPSQGVADLAQALTTTQRLVDSAGEIGATQRQEVVLLSDLGANSWGPLAADEGTTAAEAYKKLDEAATISALDVGGSPLPSVAITSAGLVNGFPTLAAPIEVLAEAHVYDGQEVERVVELLVDDAVVAERRVTLSGDKPTPIDFVHKIDQPGARSIAIRIANEAGAEDRLADDNTRYVAVTLRPRVRVLCVAGAPGAADYLADALDPTGEGAFEPVIVSDADLPTVDLSEYVCVFLSNVRELSGPEAERLHDYVERGGGVAWLLGDRVSPQRYNETLGPRRETLGATPRPDVRLVSVDVKPQAAEGEEEVASDGTLMPGWLSPSVAAPSYRVDPLEYKHPIVRPFQGQERAGLLNIPVMRHLPIELPKSSSATVAMALENGDPLLVTGEIGRGRVAVLTTAATLSSLDPATGQAWTVLPAWPSFLPIVRGLVTYLANDAGAQSLLVGQPIDGRVASGSAAQIAVEGPTGGEVGRVAPDEAGSWSFASTKLAGVYRYGPAGDVPDSAVAVNVDSAESDPMTVAVELLPDSLTVRRAVGDAASESAAAAAPTPIHRWLLYGALALALMEPAVACLFGRGSG, encoded by the coding sequence TTGCTACCAGAACAGAATCCGCTGCTCGCTTTTACGTTCGTCAACCTCGCCATGCTGGGTTGGTTGGCGGCGGCGGCTGCGCCGATAGTGATTCACTTGTGGATGCGGCAGACGCACCGTGAGACGGCGTGGGCGGCGGTGCGGTTCTTGAAGGCGGCTCTTGAACGCCAAGCCCGCAAGCTGCGATTGCAGCACTGGATCTTGCTGGCGATGCGGACGCTGCTCTTAGTGCTGGTGGCTCTGGCGGCGGCGAAGCCGCTGCTGGAGAGCGGACTGCTCGGAAGCGGCGCGCCGACGCACCGCGTGCTGGTGGTGGACGCGTCGCTGTCGATGAACGCCGTCGATGCGGAAGGAACTTCGGCGCTCGACCGTGCGAAGCGACTGGCGATCAAGCTCGTGGAGAACGCCCGAGCCGGCGACACCTATTCGCTCGTGGTGATGGGCGCCGACGCCGGCTCGCCGCTGGGCCGGCCGACCTCCGACGCCGCCGCCGCAAAGCGCGCGATCGAAGCGATCACGCCGTCGCAAGGCGTCGCCGACCTCGCACAAGCGCTCACCACGACGCAGCGTCTCGTCGATAGCGCCGGCGAGATCGGCGCCACGCAGCGCCAGGAAGTCGTGCTGCTCAGCGACCTCGGCGCCAACAGCTGGGGGCCGCTCGCCGCTGACGAGGGCACTACCGCTGCGGAGGCTTACAAGAAACTCGATGAAGCGGCGACGATCTCTGCCCTCGACGTGGGCGGTTCGCCGTTGCCGAGCGTCGCGATCACGTCCGCGGGGCTCGTGAACGGCTTCCCCACGCTCGCGGCGCCGATTGAAGTGCTGGCCGAGGCGCACGTTTACGACGGTCAAGAAGTCGAGCGGGTCGTTGAACTACTTGTTGACGACGCCGTTGTCGCGGAGCGCCGCGTGACCCTCTCCGGCGACAAGCCGACGCCGATCGACTTTGTGCACAAGATCGATCAACCCGGCGCCCGGTCCATTGCGATACGGATCGCCAACGAAGCCGGCGCCGAGGACCGCCTCGCCGATGACAACACGCGCTACGTCGCCGTGACGCTGCGTCCGCGCGTGCGGGTGCTGTGCGTCGCCGGCGCGCCGGGGGCGGCGGACTATCTGGCCGACGCGCTCGACCCGACGGGCGAGGGCGCGTTCGAGCCGGTCATCGTCAGCGACGCCGACCTGCCGACGGTGGATCTTTCGGAGTACGTTTGCGTTTTCTTGTCGAACGTGCGCGAACTCTCCGGACCCGAAGCCGAGCGCCTGCACGACTATGTCGAACGCGGCGGCGGTGTCGCTTGGTTGCTTGGGGACCGTGTTAGTCCGCAGCGCTACAACGAAACCTTGGGGCCACGGCGGGAGACGCTCGGCGCTACGCCGCGGCCCGACGTGCGCCTCGTGTCGGTGGACGTTAAGCCGCAAGCGGCTGAGGGCGAGGAGGAGGTGGCCTCTGATGGGACGCTAATGCCGGGGTGGTTGTCACCGTCGGTTGCCGCGCCGTCGTACCGTGTCGATCCGCTCGAGTACAAGCACCCGATCGTCCGGCCGTTCCAAGGCCAAGAACGCGCCGGGCTGCTCAACATTCCGGTGATGCGGCACTTGCCCATCGAACTCCCGAAGTCATCGTCGGCAACCGTCGCGATGGCGCTGGAGAACGGCGACCCGCTGCTGGTGACGGGCGAGATTGGCCGTGGGCGCGTGGCGGTGTTGACGACGGCGGCGACGCTTAGTTCGCTCGACCCGGCGACGGGGCAGGCGTGGACGGTGTTGCCGGCTTGGCCGAGCTTCTTGCCGATCGTGCGCGGCCTCGTGACGTATCTGGCGAACGACGCCGGCGCGCAGTCGCTGCTGGTAGGGCAGCCGATCGACGGTCGCGTCGCCAGTGGTTCGGCGGCACAGATCGCTGTCGAAGGGCCAACGGGCGGCGAAGTGGGACGCGTTGCTCCCGATGAAGCAGGCTCTTGGTCGTTCGCTTCCACGAAGCTCGCCGGCGTCTATCGCTACGGACCCGCGGGTGACGTGCCCGACTCGGCGGTCGCCGTGAACGTCGACTCGGCGGAGAGTGATCCGATGACCGTCGCGGTCGAGTTGCTCCCCGATTCACTCACCGTCCGCCGCGCAGTTGGCGACGCCGCAAGCGAGTCGGCCGCCGCAGCGGCGCCGACGCCGATCCACCGTTGGCTGCTCTACGGCGCGCTGGCGCTCGCGCTCATGGAACCGGCCGTCGCGTGCCTGTTCGGGAGGGGAAGCGGTTGA
- a CDS encoding DUF420 domain-containing protein, which translates to MAHPIVHINALLNSVATVLLVLAFVFIKLRWERAHRNTMFAALGVSAVFLCCYLWYHYHVGSVRFTEQGAVRYVYFAILISHVLLAITVPFLALWSAWLGTKAMSAGEGASLEFRKRHKQVVRWAYPIWLYVSVTGVLVYLMLYIWFPPIRS; encoded by the coding sequence ATGGCCCATCCGATCGTCCACATCAACGCCTTGCTCAACTCTGTCGCAACAGTGCTGTTGGTGCTGGCGTTCGTGTTCATCAAGCTGCGCTGGGAACGCGCGCACCGCAACACGATGTTCGCCGCCCTCGGCGTCTCGGCAGTATTCCTGTGCTGCTACCTCTGGTACCACTACCACGTCGGCAGCGTTCGCTTTACGGAGCAGGGCGCGGTGCGGTATGTCTACTTCGCGATCCTGATCAGCCACGTGCTGCTTGCGATCACGGTGCCGTTCTTGGCGCTTTGGTCGGCGTGGCTGGGGACGAAGGCGATGTCCGCGGGCGAAGGCGCCTCGCTCGAGTTCCGCAAGCGGCACAAGCAGGTGGTCCGCTGGGCGTACCCGATCTGGCTCTATGTCTCCGTCACGGGGGTGCTGGTCTATCTGATGCTCTACATCTGGTTCCCGCCGATTCGTTCGTAG
- a CDS encoding PQQ-binding-like beta-propeller repeat protein codes for MPPRPRADRRTALLALAVWVSAGALAGAEEPDFGPPRLLREAPEQPANALLMSAALTPFEPHGVSSRVRRTLLQYEALAADGAWDEAIALVERLQTEAGAELTSVPSGEAPLEDADGHERFVSIAERCQRLLSSLPPEGLAAYRARVDRSARERLDGATARLDAAELEKLVREFQASEPAADALLALGELALERGDYAASRRWHTRLHPLLSDPYGRPAATSLVLLDPSADPAQLAEAWRDGERPERMPLAPADDGLLALALSRLALTSIREGDLRRAAAETRLLRALATDAEGRIAGRIQPLAPALEALIEARRSSAMTSARWGELVWAWADPVEIEQEEPAPEAVRRRNVIQLNAFGQLIAAPESGGEGDVPTPTLNAMVHGTAAYFVEAGQLRRLDLATGEKHRQSVPGVSNPLRRGPQPAPGDIANAEAIMRRLAAANGARPLVLGARGGARPAAAGLSQVDPEITIAGDTLYVRIADTQWPARTRQAAFPSREEIVAIPLEGEVETPVRFEPPSDDAPADAQGPAAQALGFQFVSTPTVVGDRLYVAVARPGARTEIAGVCYSATSGRRLWTTPLGSGDSSQRLIGANASPPVVAGDTLYLATNLGAVAALDAATGRVRWIARYPREGQPMTRFTAEPPQQSTRCVVAGDQVIAAPSDSSRLLAWDTATGAPLWDADRPRDAALVGVVRSKAGSAVVLAGRQLASYDTLTGQRRMLWPESPRSGLRGVGEAAIVGDEVFWPTREAIFAIDPITGGLTRSPIDLSPVGGAGANITATDYGLLVCGPQRLRLLARAEVVAPPEPPEPVSRLRGAEPAELAQQ; via the coding sequence ATGCCGCCCCGCCCCCGCGCTGACCGCCGCACGGCACTGCTTGCGCTGGCGGTCTGGGTATCGGCCGGCGCACTGGCGGGCGCGGAAGAGCCCGATTTCGGCCCGCCGCGGCTGCTCCGTGAGGCGCCCGAACAGCCCGCCAACGCCCTGCTGATGTCGGCGGCGCTAACTCCGTTCGAGCCGCACGGCGTCTCCAGCCGGGTCCGTCGCACGCTGTTGCAATACGAGGCGCTCGCCGCCGACGGCGCATGGGACGAAGCGATTGCGCTCGTCGAGCGCCTCCAAACCGAGGCGGGCGCCGAACTGACCAGCGTCCCCAGCGGCGAGGCGCCCCTCGAGGACGCCGATGGGCACGAACGCTTTGTGTCGATCGCCGAGCGTTGCCAGCGACTCCTCTCGTCGCTCCCACCGGAAGGGCTCGCCGCCTACCGGGCGCGGGTCGATCGTTCGGCCCGAGAGCGATTGGACGGGGCGACCGCGCGGCTCGACGCGGCGGAGCTTGAGAAGCTGGTGCGCGAATTCCAGGCTAGTGAACCCGCCGCGGACGCCCTGTTGGCGCTGGGGGAACTCGCCCTAGAGCGGGGCGACTACGCCGCCTCACGCCGCTGGCATACGCGGCTCCATCCGTTGCTGAGCGACCCTTACGGCCGCCCGGCCGCGACCTCGCTGGTGTTGCTTGATCCCAGCGCCGATCCCGCTCAACTCGCCGAGGCGTGGCGCGATGGTGAGCGCCCCGAGCGGATGCCGCTCGCGCCGGCGGACGACGGGCTCCTTGCCTTAGCGTTATCGCGCCTCGCGCTGACGTCGATCCGAGAAGGCGACTTGCGGCGCGCGGCCGCCGAGACACGCTTGCTGCGGGCGCTCGCTACCGACGCCGAAGGCCGCATCGCCGGGCGCATTCAACCGTTGGCGCCGGCGCTGGAGGCGCTCATCGAAGCGCGGCGTTCCTCAGCGATGACGAGTGCGCGTTGGGGCGAGTTGGTTTGGGCTTGGGCTGACCCGGTTGAAATCGAACAAGAGGAGCCGGCGCCCGAGGCGGTTCGGCGGCGGAATGTCATCCAGCTCAACGCGTTCGGCCAACTGATCGCGGCGCCCGAATCCGGCGGTGAAGGGGACGTGCCGACGCCGACCCTCAACGCGATGGTCCACGGAACGGCCGCCTATTTCGTCGAAGCGGGTCAGCTACGGCGATTGGACCTCGCTACGGGGGAGAAACATCGTCAATCCGTTCCCGGCGTCTCCAACCCACTCCGTCGAGGTCCGCAGCCAGCGCCCGGCGACATCGCCAACGCCGAGGCGATTATGCGTCGGCTCGCAGCAGCGAACGGCGCGCGGCCGTTGGTGTTGGGGGCGCGGGGAGGCGCCCGTCCTGCCGCGGCGGGCTTGTCACAGGTTGACCCCGAGATCACGATCGCCGGGGACACGCTCTATGTGCGGATCGCGGACACGCAATGGCCCGCCCGGACGCGACAAGCCGCGTTCCCCTCGAGGGAAGAAATCGTCGCCATCCCGCTGGAAGGCGAGGTAGAGACGCCGGTGCGGTTCGAGCCGCCCAGCGACGACGCGCCGGCTGATGCGCAAGGCCCCGCGGCACAAGCCCTTGGTTTTCAGTTTGTCAGCACGCCGACAGTCGTTGGCGACCGCCTGTATGTCGCGGTGGCGCGTCCTGGCGCCCGCACCGAGATCGCCGGCGTCTGCTATTCGGCTACGAGTGGTCGACGGCTGTGGACGACTCCGCTGGGATCGGGGGACAGTTCCCAGCGTCTCATCGGAGCCAACGCATCGCCTCCTGTCGTAGCGGGCGATACGCTCTACCTCGCCACCAATCTCGGCGCCGTCGCGGCGCTCGACGCCGCCACGGGACGCGTGCGCTGGATCGCCCGCTACCCGCGTGAAGGGCAGCCGATGACGCGATTCACTGCAGAACCGCCGCAGCAATCGACGAGGTGTGTCGTCGCAGGGGACCAAGTCATCGCGGCGCCGTCGGATTCGAGCCGCCTCTTGGCGTGGGACACGGCGACGGGCGCCCCGCTGTGGGACGCCGACCGGCCGCGTGACGCCGCGCTGGTGGGCGTCGTGCGGAGCAAGGCGGGTTCGGCCGTCGTGTTGGCGGGTCGGCAGTTGGCGAGCTACGACACGCTCACCGGCCAGCGGCGGATGCTGTGGCCCGAAAGCCCGCGCTCGGGACTGCGAGGCGTCGGCGAAGCGGCGATCGTCGGCGATGAGGTGTTCTGGCCGACGCGCGAGGCGATCTTCGCAATCGACCCGATCACCGGCGGCCTCACCCGCTCGCCGATCGACCTCTCGCCTGTCGGCGGCGCCGGCGCGAACATCACCGCCACCGACTACGGCCTCTTAGTCTGCGGCCCCCAGCGGCTGCGCCTACTGGCCCGAGCCGAAGTAGTAGCCCCTCCGGAACCACCCGAGCCGGTGTCGCGTTTAAGGGGAGCTGAGCCCGCTGAGTTAGCTCAACAGTAG
- a CDS encoding DUF58 domain-containing protein, translated as MTPSPERLLDPAVLARLKGLRLRAERIVEGFVSGLHRSPYQGFSNEFAEHREYVPGDDLRYVDWRAYGKSDRIYLKRFEEETNLIGYLVLDVSESMTYQSGQSAVGSGQKEASRRRKSSVESPATAPMSKLEYAQTAAAALAYLILKQQDAVGLATFDDRVRTLLKPSGSPSQLTPVIDAIAKSDGREKTSAGPIFHELAERFSRRGVVMILSDLFDDPEPLLAGLKHFRHRRHDVIVMHVLDPAELEFPFQQPTLFKGLESLGELLVDPARLRKAYKEEFDRFRNEVAAGCRSQGADYVLLRTDRPLDAALTAYLHQRQARLR; from the coding sequence ATGACCCCTTCCCCCGAACGCCTGCTCGACCCCGCCGTCCTCGCGCGGCTCAAGGGGCTACGGCTGCGCGCTGAGCGGATCGTCGAGGGCTTTGTCAGCGGCTTGCACCGCTCGCCTTACCAGGGTTTCAGCAACGAGTTCGCCGAGCACCGCGAGTACGTCCCCGGCGACGACCTGCGTTACGTCGATTGGCGCGCGTACGGCAAGAGCGACCGCATTTATCTGAAGCGGTTCGAGGAAGAGACCAACCTGATTGGTTACCTCGTGCTCGACGTGTCGGAGAGCATGACGTACCAGAGTGGGCAGTCGGCAGTGGGCAGTGGGCAGAAAGAGGCGAGCCGGCGACGTAAGTCGTCGGTGGAATCACCAGCAACCGCCCCGATGTCCAAACTCGAATACGCCCAAACCGCCGCCGCCGCGCTCGCATACCTGATCCTCAAGCAGCAAGACGCCGTCGGCCTGGCGACGTTCGACGACCGTGTCCGCACGCTGCTCAAACCCAGCGGCAGCCCCTCGCAACTGACGCCGGTGATCGACGCCATCGCGAAGAGCGATGGTCGCGAAAAGACTTCCGCTGGGCCCATCTTCCACGAGCTGGCCGAGCGCTTCAGCCGCCGCGGCGTGGTGATGATCCTCAGCGACCTGTTCGACGACCCCGAGCCGCTGCTGGCGGGCCTCAAGCACTTCCGCCACCGTCGGCACGACGTGATCGTGATGCATGTGCTCGACCCGGCGGAGCTTGAGTTCCCGTTCCAACAGCCGACGCTGTTCAAGGGACTCGAAAGCCTCGGCGAGTTGCTGGTGGACCCGGCACGGCTCCGTAAAGCGTACAAAGAAGAGTTCGACCGCTTCCGCAACGAGGTCGCCGCCGGTTGCCGCTCGCAAGGCGCCGACTACGTGCTGCTAAGAACCGACCGCCCCCTCGACGCCGCCCTCACCGCCTACCTCCACCAACGCCAAGCCCGCCTCCGCTAG
- a CDS encoding AAA family ATPase: MALPDSDLEAIQQLGAAHKRLTAELGKVIVGQQDVVEQLLVALFARGHCVLEGVPGLAKTLLIHTLADALSLQFSRVQFTPDLMPADITGTEVIQEDKATGHREFRFLPGPVFANIVLADEINRTPPKTQAALLEAMQERQVTVGGERHKLPNPFFVLATQNPIEQEGTYPLPEAQLDRFMFMVKVDYPSEVEELAIVKQTTTDVKTSVTPQLSAEDLQSMADLVRRVPVADHLAQYAIRIVRQTRVGRGESGPSKNDMVDRYLSWGAGPRASQFLVLAAKARAALQGRHCVEMADLRAVAHPVLRHRIVTNFNAEADGVTPDHVIDRLLESTPAEAAA; encoded by the coding sequence ATGGCGTTACCTGATTCGGACCTTGAAGCGATCCAGCAGCTCGGCGCTGCGCACAAGCGGCTGACGGCGGAGCTGGGCAAGGTGATCGTGGGGCAGCAAGACGTCGTCGAGCAGTTGCTCGTCGCGCTGTTCGCGCGCGGGCACTGCGTGCTGGAGGGTGTGCCGGGGCTGGCGAAGACGCTGCTCATCCACACGCTCGCCGACGCGTTGTCATTGCAGTTCAGCCGCGTGCAGTTCACGCCCGACCTGATGCCCGCCGACATCACCGGCACCGAGGTCATCCAAGAGGACAAGGCGACCGGCCACCGCGAGTTCCGCTTCTTGCCGGGGCCGGTGTTCGCCAACATCGTGCTCGCCGACGAGATCAACCGCACGCCGCCGAAGACGCAGGCTGCTTTGCTGGAAGCGATGCAGGAACGCCAAGTCACCGTCGGCGGGGAACGCCACAAATTGCCCAACCCGTTCTTCGTGCTTGCGACGCAGAACCCGATCGAGCAAGAGGGCACCTACCCGCTCCCCGAGGCGCAGCTCGACCGCTTCATGTTCATGGTGAAGGTCGATTACCCCAGCGAAGTCGAAGAGCTGGCGATCGTCAAGCAGACGACGACCGACGTGAAAACAAGCGTCACGCCACAGCTCAGCGCCGAAGACTTGCAATCGATGGCCGACCTGGTGCGACGTGTGCCGGTGGCCGACCATTTGGCGCAGTACGCGATCCGCATCGTGCGGCAGACCCGCGTCGGCCGCGGCGAGAGCGGCCCGTCTAAGAACGACATGGTGGACCGCTACCTAAGCTGGGGCGCCGGCCCTCGCGCGAGCCAGTTCCTGGTGCTCGCCGCGAAGGCGCGCGCAGCCCTGCAAGGCCGGCACTGCGTCGAGATGGCCGACCTTCGCGCGGTCGCCCACCCCGTGCTACGCCACCGCATCGTGACGAACTTCAACGCCGAAGCGGATGGCGTAACGCCGGACCACGTAATCGACCGGCTCTTGGAAAGCACGCCGGCCGAAGCCGCGGCTTAA
- a CDS encoding ABC transporter permease, with protein MTGSTYSSPTGVIGALAWRELVRFFRQRNRVIGGLVQPVLFWLLFSEGLKSNQLGYAHFFPGTLVMILLFTAIFATISVIEDRNAGFLQGVLVAPTQRLSIALGKVVGGAAIAMAQAVLFLVLGLATGAATVSGPLDVLLVLVAMTLIAMALTGLGFAIAWRMDSTQGFHAIMSVFLLPMWLLSGAFFRRGAEGWLGGVVAANPLTYGVAALRYRLEAGDTSGLPPEPLCWMVTIGFAALMLAASWWVVSWKKS; from the coding sequence ATGACAGGCTCAACCTACTCATCACCGACTGGCGTCATCGGCGCGCTCGCTTGGCGGGAGCTCGTGCGGTTCTTCCGCCAGCGGAACCGCGTCATCGGCGGCCTGGTACAGCCGGTGCTGTTTTGGCTGCTGTTTAGCGAGGGGCTCAAGTCAAACCAACTGGGTTACGCCCATTTCTTTCCCGGCACGCTGGTGATGATCCTGCTGTTCACGGCGATCTTTGCGACGATCTCCGTGATCGAAGATCGCAACGCCGGCTTCCTGCAAGGCGTCCTCGTGGCGCCGACGCAGCGGCTTTCGATCGCACTGGGCAAGGTCGTTGGCGGGGCGGCGATTGCGATGGCTCAAGCGGTGCTGTTTCTCGTCCTCGGACTGGCGACGGGCGCGGCGACCGTGTCGGGTCCGCTCGATGTGCTGTTGGTGCTAGTCGCGATGACGTTGATCGCTATGGCGCTGACCGGTCTTGGCTTCGCGATCGCATGGCGGATGGACAGCACGCAGGGTTTCCACGCCATCATGAGCGTGTTCCTCTTGCCGATGTGGCTGCTTTCCGGCGCGTTCTTCCGCCGTGGGGCGGAGGGCTGGCTAGGCGGCGTGGTCGCGGCGAATCCGCTCACCTACGGTGTCGCGGCGCTGCGGTACCGGCTCGAGGCGGGCGACACGAGCGGCCTGCCGCCGGAGCCGCTTTGCTGGATGGTGACTATTGGCTTCGCCGCGCTGATGCTGGCGGCGAGTTGGTGGGTCGTGAGTTGGAAGAAGAGTTAG
- a CDS encoding VWA domain-containing protein: MPVREGKRLNGYLPTLLAQAETEVWRLQTHWTWAPWMTLVFVVAAVAAVIACYRYETTPAGFAYRTALTLLRLTTIALILAMLSEAVFSGSRSGKPRLAIVLDRSASMERSDVGDLSKTRLEAAKELLTADEGDLLRDLQRGYELELAVVDGAIANAAKGAEQITASLGDAETLPEADDTATRLGDAIAAQLDGGPAAPLQGMLVLSDGQVTAGRSLADAAEAARRSGVPLYVVGLGSEEAPPEARLSDLIADDTAFVDDLVAFKATLSTRGLEGKPIRVELLREGSSKPVATETVTPKSGTAEVRLIDRPTTPGEFRYTLRATAPDEGEASAAPSELTHSLRVRDDQIRVLLAAGYPNYEYRYLKQLLERDETIRVATHLQEADPEYSEADLAALPRMPLRLEALAEYDVLVLVDLDPTLLPRSLWDEVAKFVSERGGGVVLVAGPRYLPGAYRGRESFVALAPTEVGESSFGGWGDKSGFEALPTELGQQNPAMELGDSPADSGRIWRSLAPLYWRADVGPPKPAAQVLAVHPTARLDRGEPAPLIVSQYYGAGRVLLHAFDATYRWRYRVGDVYFARYWVQTLRSLARNKQDEASAGLELAADKRRYEPGEAVRLRLRDQRPGAAKAETATVVLQSPGKAERRIELAAGGEGGRFETTVRDLPPGRYRALLAEAGATPTVTEFEVIAPLGEDARPEMNRAGLNAAAERSRGVFLTHDEAQRLDEVIPPGRPTALESLPPIEIWNRWPLLAGITACLCAEWILRKRRAML, translated from the coding sequence GTGCCTGTTCGGGAGGGGAAGCGGTTGAACGGCTACCTGCCAACACTACTGGCGCAAGCTGAGACCGAGGTCTGGCGCTTGCAAACGCACTGGACCTGGGCGCCGTGGATGACGCTCGTCTTCGTCGTCGCCGCCGTCGCGGCGGTAATCGCCTGCTATCGCTACGAGACGACGCCCGCGGGCTTCGCCTACCGGACGGCGCTGACGCTGCTGCGGCTGACAACGATCGCGTTGATCCTGGCGATGCTCAGCGAGGCTGTCTTCTCCGGCAGCCGCAGCGGCAAGCCGCGGCTGGCGATTGTGCTCGACCGCTCGGCGAGCATGGAGCGATCCGACGTGGGCGATTTATCAAAGACACGGCTCGAAGCGGCGAAGGAGTTGCTCACGGCCGATGAAGGCGATTTACTCCGCGACTTGCAGCGTGGCTACGAGCTCGAGCTGGCGGTTGTGGACGGCGCCATCGCGAACGCAGCAAAGGGCGCCGAGCAGATCACCGCGTCGCTTGGTGACGCGGAGACCTTGCCGGAGGCCGACGACACCGCCACGCGGCTCGGCGACGCGATCGCGGCTCAGCTCGACGGCGGTCCTGCCGCGCCGCTGCAAGGGATGCTCGTGCTTTCTGACGGGCAAGTGACCGCTGGCCGGTCGCTCGCCGACGCGGCCGAGGCGGCGCGGCGTTCGGGCGTGCCGCTCTATGTCGTCGGGCTCGGCAGCGAGGAAGCGCCTCCCGAGGCCCGGCTGTCGGACCTGATCGCCGATGACACCGCCTTTGTCGATGACTTGGTGGCGTTCAAGGCGACGCTCTCGACGCGCGGGCTCGAAGGCAAGCCGATCCGTGTTGAATTGCTGCGAGAGGGGTCGAGCAAGCCCGTCGCTACGGAGACCGTCACGCCAAAGAGCGGGACCGCAGAAGTGCGCCTCATCGATCGCCCTACGACGCCGGGCGAGTTTCGCTACACGCTCCGCGCAACCGCTCCCGATGAAGGCGAGGCGTCTGCGGCTCCAAGCGAGTTGACGCACTCGCTGCGCGTGCGCGACGACCAGATCCGCGTGCTGCTCGCGGCGGGGTACCCGAACTACGAGTATCGCTATCTCAAGCAGCTGCTGGAGCGCGACGAGACGATCCGCGTCGCGACGCACTTGCAAGAGGCCGACCCAGAGTACTCCGAAGCCGACCTGGCGGCGCTGCCGCGGATGCCGCTACGGCTGGAGGCGCTCGCCGAGTACGACGTGCTGGTGCTGGTGGACCTCGACCCGACGCTGTTGCCGCGGTCGCTGTGGGACGAGGTGGCGAAGTTTGTCAGCGAACGGGGTGGTGGCGTCGTGCTCGTTGCGGGGCCGCGTTACCTGCCCGGCGCCTATCGCGGCCGTGAGTCGTTCGTCGCCCTGGCGCCGACGGAAGTGGGTGAGTCTTCGTTCGGCGGCTGGGGCGACAAGAGCGGCTTCGAGGCGTTGCCGACGGAGCTGGGCCAGCAGAACCCGGCGATGGAGCTCGGCGACTCGCCCGCCGATAGCGGACGCATCTGGCGTTCGCTGGCGCCGCTTTACTGGCGCGCCGATGTGGGTCCACCTAAGCCCGCCGCGCAGGTGTTGGCGGTTCACCCGACGGCCCGCCTGGACCGCGGCGAACCTGCGCCGCTGATCGTGTCGCAGTACTACGGCGCTGGGCGCGTTTTGCTGCACGCCTTCGACGCGACGTACCGCTGGCGTTACCGGGTGGGCGACGTCTACTTCGCGCGCTACTGGGTGCAGACGCTGCGATCGCTTGCGCGCAACAAACAGGACGAAGCGTCGGCGGGACTCGAACTCGCCGCCGACAAGAGGCGTTACGAGCCGGGCGAAGCCGTACGGTTGCGTTTGCGCGACCAGCGGCCCGGCGCCGCTAAGGCCGAGACGGCGACCGTCGTGTTGCAATCGCCCGGCAAGGCGGAGCGACGCATCGAGTTAGCGGCCGGGGGCGAGGGGGGACGCTTCGAGACGACCGTCCGCGATCTGCCGCCGGGGCGCTATCGCGCGCTACTCGCCGAAGCGGGCGCCACGCCCACGGTGACCGAGTTCGAGGTCATCGCGCCACTGGGTGAGGACGCTCGGCCCGAGATGAACCGCGCCGGCCTCAACGCCGCGGCGGAGCGGTCGCGCGGCGTGTTCCTCACTCACGACGAAGCCCAACGGCTTGACGAAGTGATCCCCCCAGGCAGACCGACGGCGTTGGAATCACTACCACCAATCGAAATCTGGAACCGCTGGCCGCTGCTGGCGGGCATCACGGCCTGCCTCTGCGCCGAATGGATCCTCCGCAAACGCCGTGCAATGCTCTAA